The Musa acuminata AAA Group cultivar baxijiao unplaced genomic scaffold, Cavendish_Baxijiao_AAA HiC_scaffold_1142, whole genome shotgun sequence genome includes the window GGCTGGGCGGGAGAAGACGGTGTGGCCTCCGAGTTCTGTAGAGGAAGCCGGGAAACTCCGTGTCGAAGGCGACGTAAGAGAAGCGATCCACGAGGGAAGCAATGATGGAGAACTCGTACTCCAAGTTCCACGCCCAAACCGAGCGCACCACCAAATGttgccgccctcctcctcctcctcctcgttgcgAAGACATCTTTCCACGCGACGATACAACAGTGTGGAGCGAAGAAGAGTGTCGGAGAGGAGTGATGCGTGACAAGTCCAAAGGTCACGTCCTTATATAACAGGCAGAGTGTCCGAACCCCAGTTCGATTCGGAATCCTATCCGAATCGAGCTATAATCCTAATCCAAGAAGGAAAGATGCGGGTGTTAAGCCCCAGCTCGATCCAATGTCTCTCGGAATCCTAGTCCGATTCTAACGATCCAAGGTATCTTCGTTCGAAGTACGTCTCCACATTTGTGGGCCTTAACTCGGCCCATCCTGCTACCGTCTCGGCCTTCAATCAACTATGTATTACCGCTGCCTTCGTCGCTTGAAGCTCCACGACGGCACACCCCGCGGAGATGGGAGACCCCGGAGCGGCATCGAGGAGGAAGAACCGATTACCGAAGGGGGGCAGCGAATCTTCCGATCTCCACGCCGCCGCGAGGAACGGGGACCTCACCACGGTCGAGTCCATCTGCAACGCTAATCCCCTCGCCGTCAATACTCGAGATCGCCATTCCCGGACACCGTATCCTTTCTCCCTTGTTCTCCTTTCCTCAATCTTCGCTTTTGTTGTCGTTATCATGTGGTGGGCTCTTCGCTTGGTTCAGAATCTGTCGAGCGAGCAGCTTATTGCGCCGCCGAGAGTTTGGCACTGAGTTTTAAGGTTCCCTTAGGGTTTTTGAGCTTTAACCTACTTGGctggttcatttaaattccttTGCTAGGATTCGGATTGCTGTCTGATTTGGTGCATTATTTGTGACTAGCTGGCCCTTCTGAGTCTTAGGTCTTAAATATCAACTCGATTCCTTTGAAAAGAGAATGAAGAAAAGGATATAGATGATGAAACTATCTATCGATGGAGGATGACTGTGGCAATGATTTGCAGAAATGATACATGCCGATTCATCCACACTGACACTCTTCGGTATAAGAACTTCCACATAACTTGTGGGTGGAATTGTGTTGCTTCGATACTTAGATTTAATATAGGAAATGTTCATTACGAAGCTGAGAAATTGTTGCTGTCGACAATTTAAACATCTCTTTTCTGTCAATGTATGTTATGTTTTTTTGGGTATTAGAATTTTTAAACATCCAAGAAGTGCTTTACTTTTCGAGATCTCAATCTTGGGTAAGTAAATTAACAAAAATTATTCCATATCTCCAACCTCTATGTGgtgggaaagaggatatatcatAGTTTCTTATACTAAATTTGTTGACATCTAAGAAATTTGCAAGTCATAGGGTACAAACTCAACTTTTGGATATTTCTTGTTAACACACAAAGACCGTCGATCGGTGAGTCGGCCTGATTAGTTATCTGCCAAAAGTGTAGGTCTCTTCTGCTGGCTTGCCTTCTAGTCACGCCTTCATGCTACGCTGACGACCTTGCACAATAGGCTTGTGCCGAGGGTGTCCCAGGTCAaccccttcgatgcttaagttagcgaaAGATGGACTGATGGAGGGGGAGGAAGACAATAGTGTGAGTAGTGTAAATGAGAGAATAGAGGGTTTTTGCCTGCCTCCTTTTGTCTTGGTCTGGGGCTTGGATTTTTTACCTAGGCATCGAGCAATCTAGACGTGTGTTAGCCAGGCCCCTCTTACTATGTATGGGGGGGGGCATTAATAAGGACGGCTTGCTGGTGCGGACCGTTGGGACGCCTTTGGGTTGACTCCCCTGTCGCTTTGGGTTAGGCAAGGAGTGGGCCCTCCATCGGTCGTCCGGAGGGGAAGGCTAGTGAAATCGGGCCATGCTATCAATCATTAATACTGAAGCATGGCTTTTGTTGATATGTCAGCCAGGAGGCTACTGGGGAAGCAGGGGCATACTGCTAGTCATTAATGCACAGGCATGGCTTCTGTTGAGATGTCAGCCAGGAGGCGGTTGGGGAAGCTGGGGCATGCTGCCAACCATTAATGCGGGGCATGGTTTCTTTAGCTGCGGCATTAGTAAGGAGTGGGTCTTATGTGcccactgtcacgaacggtcgtcgcgcgcccgcaacaactccgttgaacaaaccgttcgtcgctctcatctacatgtacagttacttggcagcctgttttgccttggttttgagtcattttgcttgtaaaaatgtaagttcgaacaagctgcagtgttacatagcgaccgctcaccgaaccgagcaaaacaacccaaaatagctccgttttcgtgtgccgcgggttgatttttggaatctgcctccgctcactaaaacgtcagccatctcagcccctttgaaccccccgggtggcacaggggtggatggggcttcgatatagtaccgggcgttgaacacacattcgcaagttcgcacgttgccttgacgggaacttgttgtcgggcccgggactcggtgagcagctgtttgtgggcttgcagctgctcgttcaaccttctaaagcccttgttttcccccactccctcttttctcttgtttacacaaggtgctcgctgaattgcttgtaaagctttcctttttcaCGAgaattcgggacttgtccgttgctcgttctttcgaactaatcaactttctcttttacaggtccttcgggacctgcgagaggttgtaagtgggctgatctttgcggaacaatatcgcaagggcgaaacgCGTCTtatgcaacgcaagctaagttcgcgtcttggccgcaagggtgcctcacgccttaggcaattccagctaaggccgtgacaccaCGTTGGGAAGCTAGGATTGGCAGGGCAGATCCCTGCTGGCGACTGGGAGGTTGTTGGTGGGGGCCCCCACAGTTGGCTTTGGTGGCGTTGCTGGCTTAGGTGGCGAGGGGATCTGGTAGTGCCAAGCTTCTCCCTATCAATTCTGAAATTTGATTCTCGGATGTATTgcacattttttcttttctttttattttgtaaaaAAGTGGAACAAACGAATCTATTGATAAATCTTTTGTTTGGTAATCTAATGTTGCTACCTTGACACGAATAATATGAAATTGAGTCTTCATCTGGCTGCTTGGTTTGGGCAGACAGAGGTAGCAAGATTTCTCTGCAAGAATAACGCCGACATTGGAGCTGCTGCTGCTATGGGTGATACAGCCGCGATCCATTTTGCTGCTCAGAAAGGTCATCTAGAGATAATTAGGATCCTATTATCCTCTGATGTCTCTGTCAAGGCCTGCTAACTTGAAAGGTTTGACCCCTCTGCACTATGCCGTCCAAGGATCTCATCCAGAGCTCATTGAGTATCTCATTAAAAAGGGTGCAAGCCTCACCGCCACGACAAAGGCCTAGCAAACACCTATTGACCTTGTGAGCATCGAGGAAGTCTGTGCCCTTCTCGTTGAGTGCAAACAGCCTATGGCCAAAGATGATAAATCTA containing:
- the LOC135671587 gene encoding uncharacterized protein LOC135671587 encodes the protein MGDPGAASRRKNRLPKGGSESSDLHAAARNGDLTTVESICNANPLAVNTRDRHSRTPYPFSLVLLSSIFAFVVVIMWWALRLVQNLSSEQLIAPPRTEVARFLCKNNADIGAAAAMGDTAAIHFAAQKGHLEIIRILLSSDVSVKAC